One part of the Nitrosophilus kaiyonis genome encodes these proteins:
- the fliG gene encoding flagellar motor switch protein FliG — protein sequence MEEKKSSLKGIQKAAIFLSALPEEKSVKIFKNLKEHEIERLVKAFLTVETPTKEQLKSVLDDAYNFLREISPVKLAPEHLKSILQQALPPDKLEKLLEETFSSEEGKQIFKELEKMDAKAVAGIIKDEHPQVIALILSQINPSKAAEILQYIPKRAGVTNVQEEVIQRIASIEKISNQTLKVVAHTLEEELASMGAGKEETLSGIDVAAEIVNALPKETQQEILDDIKKENEILATNIEERMFKFEDIVKLDNKAIIEILKNVDKNELLVALKGASEEILNKFLANMSKRAAEMFVEDMEVLGPMKKSDVEKAQKKIIEEIKALINKGVIDYGSGEEYV from the coding sequence TTGGAAGAGAAAAAAAGTAGTCTAAAAGGAATTCAAAAAGCTGCAATTTTTCTTTCTGCACTCCCAGAAGAAAAAAGCGTAAAAATTTTCAAAAATTTAAAAGAGCATGAAATTGAAAGACTAGTAAAAGCTTTTTTAACTGTGGAAACACCGACTAAAGAGCAACTAAAATCGGTCTTAGATGATGCTTATAATTTTTTGAGAGAAATATCTCCTGTAAAATTGGCACCTGAACATTTAAAAAGTATTTTACAGCAGGCTTTGCCTCCAGATAAGTTAGAAAAGCTTCTTGAAGAGACTTTTAGTTCAGAAGAGGGAAAACAGATATTTAAAGAGTTGGAAAAAATGGATGCAAAAGCAGTAGCTGGTATTATAAAAGATGAGCATCCTCAGGTTATTGCTTTAATACTTTCTCAGATAAATCCTTCAAAAGCAGCAGAAATTTTACAATATATTCCAAAAAGAGCAGGTGTGACAAATGTTCAAGAAGAGGTAATTCAAAGAATTGCCTCAATCGAGAAAATTTCAAATCAGACGCTAAAAGTTGTTGCTCACACTTTAGAAGAGGAACTTGCATCAATGGGGGCTGGTAAAGAAGAAACATTAAGCGGTATTGATGTTGCAGCTGAAATTGTAAATGCTCTACCAAAAGAGACACAACAAGAGATATTGGATGATATTAAAAAAGAGAATGAAATTCTTGCTACAAATATTGAAGAGAGAATGTTTAAATTTGAAGATATTGTTAAACTTGATAATAAAGCTATTATTGAGATTCTTAAAAATGTTGATAAAAATGAACTTCTTGTTGCACTTAAAGGTGCTTCAGAAGAGATACTTAATAAATTTTTAGCAAATATGTCAAAACGTGCTGCTGAGATGTTTGTAGAAGATATGGAAGTGCTTGGGCCTATGAAAAAAAGTGATGTAGAAAAGGCTCAAAAGAAAATTATCGAAGAGATTAAAGCACTAATCAATAAAGGTGTTATTGATTATGGAAGTGGAGAAGAGTATGTTTAA